The region ATCCGTTAGTATTTGTTTTTGCAATTGTTTCTGTGCCTAAAAGCTGAACAGTAACTCCTGATAATGGACTTCCTGATTCATTACTTACTTTACCTGATATTTTGTTTTGTCCTAGTAAAAATGTCGACGAAAAAATAAAGAGCAACGCTATTTTGAGTTTCATGAAATACGATTAGATTTTGTATTGTTTTTATTTAGAATGAATAAAAACAATACGAAAGTATGAAATTATTTATTAATAATATACTAAGAGTATATAAAAAATGTAATAATGAATCTGATGTGGGTTTGGTAGAATATTTTGTTAAGAAAATGAAGAGAATCAATGAGGTATAATAATATCAAACAAAGTACTGTATGTATTTTTCGTCATTGCTGCTAATTGTTTTATTATATTTGAAATGCTGCATAAACGAAAGGGAAGTTTTTGCATAGACTTATAGTGTACGGTAAATTTGATAGTATTATGAAAATTAAATTTTTTTTGGCTATTTCAATTTTGTGGATAGCAGGTTGTTCCGGACAGGAGGTTTCTTCAAATAAAGTATTTAAAGAGATCGCTCTGGTGAACAGGATAGAATTTGTAAACCCGAAGTATGACCAGCCAAAATTCAGTTGTGGCTTTCTTATAAAATATAACAATGAAACTTTTGCTGTTACAGCAAAACACATACTTAAGATTATTAAGCCGGAAAGTATGAAAACCCTGTCATTGGAAAAAGATATTAAAAATTGGGCATTATACCCATTGAACAATAAATCCGAAATGGTAATTTGTGATAAATTATTAAATGAAAACAATTCGGAGTTATTAGAAGCGAAGTCTACTTACGACAATGACTGGCTAGTTTTTTCCATAAAGCAAAACACTTCCCATATTATACCTTTGGAAATAAGAAATACGCCTTTAATTCAGGGAGAAAAATTATATGTTGTTGGTTGGACCAGAACGATGGAAAACGGACCCCAAAGGGTGTATGAATTTGCATATTATAAAACAATTTCAAATCGCATTTTATTAAAAGATATTCTGGTACCGGAGAAATTTGGTGGACTTAGCGGAGCTCCATTAGTAGATGAAAATGGTTTACTTGTTGGAATTGTCTCAAATGGAACAGTTGATCCGGAGTCAAACAAGAAGTTTTTCTCTCCATGCTCAGTAACGAATTTAGTAACTTTTATTGAAAACAGGAAGTCTGATAAACAATAAGCTATGGTATAAAGCAACAACTATTCAATAATAATTTGTGCGTAATAAATTCAGCCATTCTATCTGATGACAACTATTAATTATTTGTTTTTTTCATGTGAGGATGGCCTACTTTTGTAAAGACGGATTTATTGTAAATACTTTAAATAAAAAAATGAAACGTCAATTAAGCGGTTTATTTTTAGAAGAATAAAAAAAACGCTAAAACCATAGTTTTAACGTTTTTAAAATAGTGATGATTACGGAACAATTTACAAACTACAAATCGTGAAAAATAGAATCTTTCACGATTTGATTTATTTAATTGTTATGGTTTATGAAGAAACTGTCTTAACACATACTGTAAAATACCATCGTTTCTGTAATATTCAATTTCAATCTGTGAATCAAGTCGTGCAATTGCACTGAAGCTAAATACTTCTCCGTTTTCTTTAACGGCAGTAACAGATAGTTCTTTTAACGGACTAATGTCTTCTGCAATTCCTGTAATAGTAAAGGTTTCTCTTCCAGTAAGTCCAAGACTGGCTGCATTTTCACCATTTTTATACTGAAGTGGTAAAACGCCCATTCCCACTAAGTTGCTGCGATGAATTCTTTCGTAGCTTTCTGCTAATACTGCTTTTACACCAAGAAGAAAAGTTCCTTTGGCTGCCCAGTCTCTCGAAGAACCGCTTCCGTATTCTTTTCCGGCAAGGATAATTAAAGGTATTTCTGCTGCTTTATATTTTTTAGAAGCTTCATAAATGCTCAATTCTTCTCCAGTTGGAAGGAAAGTCGTAAAACCGCCTTCTTGTTTGGCTAAAGCATTTTTGATACGAACATTGGCAAAAGTCCCTCTGATCATAACTTCATCATGGCCACGACGCGAACCATAAGAGTTGAAGTCGTTTTTCTCAACTCCTCGGCTTAATAAATAACTTCCTGCTGCAGAGTTTTCTTTAAAAGAACCTGCAGGGGAAATATGATCTGTAGTAACGCTATCTCCTAAAACCAATAAAGTGCGGGCATTTACAATATCTTGTAACGCTTTAGGCTGATCTGGAAGATCTTTAAAAAATGGCGCTTCTTTGATATAAGTCGAATTCTCATCCCATTGGTAAATTTTTTCTTTAGGAATCTGCAATTGTTGCCAAATTTCATTTCCTTCAAATATGGTTGCATAACTTGACTTGAATTGCTCTGGAGTCAGAACATTGCTGAGCATTTGACGGATTTCATCTTCGGCAGGCCATAAATCTTTTAGATAAACGGGCTGTAGATTAGAATCATACGCAAGCGGTTCGTTTACAATGTCAATATCGACTCTTCCTGCTATGGCAAAAATTACGACAAGCATAGGAGACATCAGGAAATTCATTTTAATCTGCGGATGAATTCTGGCTTCAAAATTTCTATTTCCAGAAAGTACAGACGCCAGTACAAGATCATGTTCGTCTGCCGCTTTAGCCACATGCGGAGGAAGCGGGCCTGAGTTTCCAATACAAGAAGTACAGCCATAACCCACAACGTGAAATTTCAAAGCTTCGAGATCTTTTAGTAAATCTGCTTTAATTAAATAATCGGTTACAACTTTGGATCCTGGAGCCAGTGATGTTTTTACCCAGGGTTTTGTATTTACGCCTCTTTCTCTTGCTTTTTTTGCAATTAATCCGGCACCAATCATAAGGAATGGATTAGAAGTATTCGTGCAGGAAGTGATGGCCGCAATAGCCACAGAACCGTCAGATAAAGTAAAACGTTCTGAACCAATAGTGACTTCAACACTTTTACTGCCATTTTCTATTTTTGGATCAATCTGAATTTCTTCCGGAACTGGTTTACTTTCATTTAAAGGCTGAGAACCGCCTTCTGCCAGCCATGTTTTAATTTGTTTTTCCGGTTTTAGATATTTTCTGCCAAAGTTTTTGTCTAAAGCATCAATAAAAGAAGGTTCAAGATTTTTAAGCAGAATTTTATCCTGCGGTCTTTTTGGGCCTGCAATTACAGGTTCAATAGAAGAAAGATCCAACTCTAAAATATGCGTATAGGTAATATTTTCGTCTCCCTTTCTCCACAACAAATTCGCTTTGCAGTAATCTTCAACCAAATGAATCTGCTCCTCCGATCTGCCGCTGAGTTTCATATATTCTAATGTTTTTTCGTCAGTAGGGAAGAAGGTAACGGTACAGCCAAATTCAGGAGACATATTTCCAATGGTTGCGCGATCAGGAACACTTAAATTGTCAAGACCTGGACCAAATACTTCCACAAATTTACCTACTACGCCAAATTTTCTAAGCAGTTCAGCAATGGTCAGTACCATGTCAGTTGAAGTAGAGCCTAGCGGAATTTTCCCCGTCAATTTCAATCCGATTACTTCGGGCATGATGAAATAAATAGGCTGTCCTAAAATTGCCGCTTCGGCTTCAATACCGCCGACACCCCATGCGATAACCCCAATTCCGTTTACCATTGGTGTATGACTGTCCGTTCCAACAAGCGTATCCGGGAAAACTTCTCCGTTGCGTTCTATAACGCCTTTCGATAAATATTCAAGATTAACCTGGTGACAGATTCCCATTCCCGGAGGTACAACGCTGAAGTTGGTAAACGATTCCTGTGCCCATTTTAAAAACTGATATCTTTCGCCATTACGTTTGTATTCTTCGTCCATATTGCGCAGATACGAATATTCGGTTCCAAAGTAATCTACCTGAACAGAATGATCTACAACAAGATCAACAGGAATCAGCGGATTAATCGCATCCGGATTTTTGCCTCTTCTTGCTGCTTCGGCACGTAATGAAGCAATATCAACTACGGCGGGAACACCTGTAAAATCCTGCATTAAAACTCTTGCAGGTTTAAACGGAATATCTTTGTCTGATGCTTCCGGTTTCCAGTTTAATAAGGTTTCAACGTTTTCTTTGGTAATTGCAAAATCATCGAAATTTCGCAAGGCATTTTCCAAAAGAATTCGGATTGAAAAGGGCATTTTTTCGATTTCAAATCCTTGTTGCTGCATTTCAGCAAGACTGTAATAAGAAAACTCCCTGCCAGAAGTTTTTAATACTTTTTTAATCTGGTAAATGTCGTTTTGCATGTTAGTTATAATTAATTAAAAAGATATTGGTAATTCGTTTTTTGAGTTTTTCTAATTTTATCTTTTGACTTTATTTCGTTAAAAAAATAGGTTTTTACGAAATATAGGAAACAAATAAATCTCAGTTTTACGATAGCTTCTTTAGTTCTCACTTTATTAGTATTTAAAGTTAGACAATTAAAAGCATCAATAAAAGTTTTTTAATTTCAATTTGTTGAAATTCAGTGTCTTGTTTTTTATGTTAAATTACACTGGTCTTTTATTGTTGTATAAAACTCCTAAGTAATAATTCAATCAGTATGCCACTCCTATAGCATTATAAAATTATACTGGTTTGATTAATCTCTTTTTCAAAAGTTAGTTTAAAAGTGACCCCATTTTTATTTTCTATAGATAATGTTCCTTCAAGTGTTTCGCTTAAACCTTTGATAAGTGTCATTCCGAAAGAACTGCTATGCTCCAGTTCTGAAATATCGGCAATACCAATTCCATTGTCTGAAATAATAAGAATACAGTAATTTTCTCTGTCATTTAGTAAGGCAATTTTAATCTCGCAATTTTCTTTATCCTTAAAAGCATATTTTATAGAATTGGTCACGACTTCGTTAATAATTAATCCTAAGGCAATAGCTTGCGAAATATCAAGTTCGATAGGATCAATATTTAATTCGAAGTGAATAAATTCTGAATGGAAAGATTCTTTTAAATAATCGACCAGTTCGTTGCAGTATTCGGGCATGTCTATAGTAGACAAGTTGTTCTCCCGATATAATTTTTGGTGAATTAATGACATGGCATAAATTCGGTTTTGACTGTTTTTTATTGTGTTTATTGCCAAATCATCTTTTAAATAATTCGACTGAGAATTTAACAGACTGATTACAGTTTGAAGATTATTTTTCACACGATGATGAATCTCCTTCAAAAGCCATTCTTTCTCTTCAACCAAACGTTGCAGTTTTATATTTTTAAGGTTAATTTCTTTTTCTTTTTGCTCTAATCGGATGTTATTTTTTTGTTTAATTTTTGATCTGTTATATAATAAAATAATAATGACAAGAAGTAAAAACAGAGAGCTTATCGAAATTATATTTAACAGTTTAGAAGTATGTAATTCTCTAATCTGTAGATTGGATTGTTTTTTTAACAACTTTATATTTTGTTCTTTAGCAGTAGTTTCAAACTGAAATTTTAATACTTCATATTCTCTGTTTTTAATAATATCATCCATTGAATCCTGTAGGATGGTGTAATTTTCAAAATGTTTGATAGAGGAGAAATAGTCTCCGTTTAATGAATCAATTTTAAACAGGGAAAGTTCCAAAATACGACGATTAAAGCCTTCTGCATTTTTTTTTGTAATAGCTATAATCCGATCCGTAACTTCCCGTGCTTTTTCCGGTTTATTAATTTTTGTGTAAAACAGGGCCATCATAGAAGAACTGTTGGCAATGTCTTTAATTGTTTCTGATGAAGTTAATTTTTTTGAAAAAAACTCCATTTTCTGATAAGCAAATTCAGCTTCTTTCAATCTTCCCAATCGTTCGTAACAAATGGCTTTTTGCTCATTAAGAATCATATTATCCAGATTATTTTTAGGAGGATATTTTTTAGAGTTGGTTAGTAGATAATTTAAGGCCTCGCTATATTTATCTCGATTCATCAAGGATCGAACAGCGCCAAAAAAACTTTTGTACCACGTACCAGCATTTATTTCCTTTTGATTGAACTCAATACCTTTTTGATAAAATTTGAGTGCATCTTCACAATATCCGGTTTGGTTGTATATATTTCCCAGACGAATGTAAAAGCTGTCAGCAAAAGCATAATCTTTGGTATTTTCCATAGATTTAACGCTTTTCAGAGCATAATATAATGAACTTCTTAAGTTATTGTGGAGCAATTCGATGTATGAAATTGTAGTTTCAGTATATTGCGTATGCAATAAGCCTACCTTTTTTTGCAGTTTTAGACTTGTTAGACATTCTTGTTTGGCAAGTTCCATATTTCCTGTCCAGAAATGCACCGGTATTATTTTCATTAGGGAGACAAGTTCTTTTTCCTTGTCGTCCAGTTTTTTATAAAGCTGCATCGCTTCAGCCAGAATAACTGCTTTTTTAGGATTATCATTTGGCATAAAAGTGCCTTGATTTTCAATTGCTTCAGCTATTAATTTATCTTTTTTAGTTTTTCTGGCAGTTTTAACAAGTTCCGCAAAAATGCTACTGCTTAATTTGGTGTTTTTTGCCTGAAAGTGATATTTTGCTAATAAAAGTTTGGTTTCAAAAATCCATTTCGGAATTTTTGTTTTTTCTGCAATTTTTTGAGCTTTAATGATATATAACAGAGCATTTTGCATATCACTTGTTTTCGTGCCCGCTCTAAAGAGATAAGCATTACTTATTTGTAATGCCAATTTGATCTGTTCAATTGTTTTGAGTCTGGGAAGCAAAAGTTCGGCGCCGCGAATAAAATTATTAGTAATTAAATCATTTCCGGGAAAATAAGTACCGTCATTATAGCCTTCGTCATTAACCAGAGTGTAAGGAATTTTCTGGGCCTTGCAGGCTAAAATCATAGCGCTGTCAATATCGATACTGCCCTGATTAACACTATGAAGATAAATCCCAATGTTTTGGATCAATAAACGGTTCTTTTGCAGTTTTAAATTAGTGGTCTGGTTTTGGCAAAACGAGGTTATAGAAAAAAAATATAGTAAAGTATGGAGTAGTATTTTTTTCATATTTTGACTTGGTTTCTTGCAGTAAAGCTAACACTTTACAAAAAGATATATTCTTCTAAACTTGTACTTTTTTAGACTTTTTTGGATAATTTATCGATACTTAGAACTTAAGGAAAGATCCTTTTTAAACAGTTTTATATAGCAACACATAAAAGCATTAAAAATTGCTTTTATGTGGTGAAGCTGGCTCCGGATTAATTGATTTTAACCAAATTATTTTCGATGGTTTTTCGATGTGCTTCATATTGAGCAGGAAGTTTTAAGTTTTGGCCCAATTCTTCCAAAGGTTCATCTACAGTAAATCCCGGATTGTCAGTAGCAATTTCAAATAAAACACCTCCCGGTTCTCTAAAATATAAAGAGTGGAAATATTGTCTGTCAATCTGAGGTGTAATTGATAATCCATATTCTTCAATTTTGTCACGGAAATGCATTAAAATTTCATCATTTTTTACGCGGAAAGCGACATGATGTACAGTTCCGTTAGCTACATGACCTTTTTTTTCTTCCGGTATTTCTACCAAATCAACAATAGCGGCATTTTCTACAGTAGCTGTAGCGTAACGGAAACGGTTATCTTCCTGACCGATTAATTTATAACCGAATATTTCTGTTAAAACAGCAGCAGTTGGTTTGACGTCTTTTAATGTCAGTGTAACGTTATGAAAACCTTTTGTAGCCACATTTGCCTTTACTTCCTCTGTTTCCCAGGCTTTTCGGTTATCTTCTGTTTCAGATTCGATTAATTCTAATTTTAAACCGTCCGGGTCCTGAAAACTAAGGTATTTTTCTCCAAATTTCTCAGCAGGTTTTTCATAAGTAACCTTGTACTGATCAAAACGTCTCTGCCAGAAATCAAGACTTCCTTTTGGTACAGAATAACCAATTTTTGTAGCCATTCCCGAACCTTCTCTGCCTTGTTGAATCGCAGACCCCCAAGGGAAAAAAGTTAAAATTGTTCCCGCACTTCCAACCTCATCACCAAAGTAAAAGTGATAGGTTCCCGGATCATCGAAGTTTACGGTTTTTTTGATGAAACGTAATCCTAATATTTTAGAATAAAAATTGAAGTTTTGTTTCGCATCACCTGCAATTGCAGTAATATGGTGTAAGCCTAAAATTTTGTTTTCCATGGTATTTTTATATTAAATGGTTTATTGATTTTTCTATTGCAAGTTTACTTCCGATATAGTTCTGAATCGATTAACATAGATTAAGAAATAAAAAGGCATAGAATATTGTGCCATTACTATTACCCAAATAATATTCCAGTTTAAAAAAGGTATTGTTTATGAGAGGTTTGGCGTTTTATCCAATTTTTCATTAATACGATATATCGTAATTTTATGATTTCAATCTGCATATTTAGAAAAGGAATCACAATTTAATAAAGGCTCTTTCTTAAATTTACGGTATAAAATACCGCGAGAATTTTTTATTTATGGAAAAGCCGAATGACCAAACTCCAATTATGATGAACCGATTGCAGGAAAGAGAAAGAGAACAAATGCTAATTATGTCGTTTTGTTCGGAAATCGGTCAGACTTTAACTAAAGAAGAATTAAATGTGGTGATAGGCCAATTGAAAGAACAAATTTTTTTTGATGATTTTATTTTGGCTTCTTCAAATGAAAGTGAAACAGAATATTCTGTTTTCTGTCAATTCCTTCAGAAAGATAAAGACTTAAAAAAATATCCTGTAAATGATGGTTTTTTCGATACTTGTCTGGATTCTGCCGA is a window of Flavobacterium crocinum DNA encoding:
- a CDS encoding ring-cleaving dioxygenase; protein product: MENKILGLHHITAIAGDAKQNFNFYSKILGLRFIKKTVNFDDPGTYHFYFGDEVGSAGTILTFFPWGSAIQQGREGSGMATKIGYSVPKGSLDFWQRRFDQYKVTYEKPAEKFGEKYLSFQDPDGLKLELIESETEDNRKAWETEEVKANVATKGFHNVTLTLKDVKPTAAVLTEIFGYKLIGQEDNRFRYATATVENAAIVDLVEIPEEKKGHVANGTVHHVAFRVKNDEILMHFRDKIEEYGLSITPQIDRQYFHSLYFREPGGVLFEIATDNPGFTVDEPLEELGQNLKLPAQYEAHRKTIENNLVKIN
- a CDS encoding trypsin-like serine protease; translated protein: MKIKFFLAISILWIAGCSGQEVSSNKVFKEIALVNRIEFVNPKYDQPKFSCGFLIKYNNETFAVTAKHILKIIKPESMKTLSLEKDIKNWALYPLNNKSEMVICDKLLNENNSELLEAKSTYDNDWLVFSIKQNTSHIIPLEIRNTPLIQGEKLYVVGWTRTMENGPQRVYEFAYYKTISNRILLKDILVPEKFGGLSGAPLVDENGLLVGIVSNGTVDPESNKKFFSPCSVTNLVTFIENRKSDKQ
- a CDS encoding tetratricopeptide repeat-containing sensor histidine kinase; protein product: MKKILLHTLLYFFSITSFCQNQTTNLKLQKNRLLIQNIGIYLHSVNQGSIDIDSAMILACKAQKIPYTLVNDEGYNDGTYFPGNDLITNNFIRGAELLLPRLKTIEQIKLALQISNAYLFRAGTKTSDMQNALLYIIKAQKIAEKTKIPKWIFETKLLLAKYHFQAKNTKLSSSIFAELVKTARKTKKDKLIAEAIENQGTFMPNDNPKKAVILAEAMQLYKKLDDKEKELVSLMKIIPVHFWTGNMELAKQECLTSLKLQKKVGLLHTQYTETTISYIELLHNNLRSSLYYALKSVKSMENTKDYAFADSFYIRLGNIYNQTGYCEDALKFYQKGIEFNQKEINAGTWYKSFFGAVRSLMNRDKYSEALNYLLTNSKKYPPKNNLDNMILNEQKAICYERLGRLKEAEFAYQKMEFFSKKLTSSETIKDIANSSSMMALFYTKINKPEKAREVTDRIIAITKKNAEGFNRRILELSLFKIDSLNGDYFSSIKHFENYTILQDSMDDIIKNREYEVLKFQFETTAKEQNIKLLKKQSNLQIRELHTSKLLNIISISSLFLLLVIIILLYNRSKIKQKNNIRLEQKEKEINLKNIKLQRLVEEKEWLLKEIHHRVKNNLQTVISLLNSQSNYLKDDLAINTIKNSQNRIYAMSLIHQKLYRENNLSTIDMPEYCNELVDYLKESFHSEFIHFELNIDPIELDISQAIALGLIINEVVTNSIKYAFKDKENCEIKIALLNDRENYCILIISDNGIGIADISELEHSSSFGMTLIKGLSETLEGTLSIENKNGVTFKLTFEKEINQTSIIL
- the acnA gene encoding aconitate hydratase AcnA, with translation MQNDIYQIKKVLKTSGREFSYYSLAEMQQQGFEIEKMPFSIRILLENALRNFDDFAITKENVETLLNWKPEASDKDIPFKPARVLMQDFTGVPAVVDIASLRAEAARRGKNPDAINPLIPVDLVVDHSVQVDYFGTEYSYLRNMDEEYKRNGERYQFLKWAQESFTNFSVVPPGMGICHQVNLEYLSKGVIERNGEVFPDTLVGTDSHTPMVNGIGVIAWGVGGIEAEAAILGQPIYFIMPEVIGLKLTGKIPLGSTSTDMVLTIAELLRKFGVVGKFVEVFGPGLDNLSVPDRATIGNMSPEFGCTVTFFPTDEKTLEYMKLSGRSEEQIHLVEDYCKANLLWRKGDENITYTHILELDLSSIEPVIAGPKRPQDKILLKNLEPSFIDALDKNFGRKYLKPEKQIKTWLAEGGSQPLNESKPVPEEIQIDPKIENGSKSVEVTIGSERFTLSDGSVAIAAITSCTNTSNPFLMIGAGLIAKKARERGVNTKPWVKTSLAPGSKVVTDYLIKADLLKDLEALKFHVVGYGCTSCIGNSGPLPPHVAKAADEHDLVLASVLSGNRNFEARIHPQIKMNFLMSPMLVVIFAIAGRVDIDIVNEPLAYDSNLQPVYLKDLWPAEDEIRQMLSNVLTPEQFKSSYATIFEGNEIWQQLQIPKEKIYQWDENSTYIKEAPFFKDLPDQPKALQDIVNARTLLVLGDSVTTDHISPAGSFKENSAAGSYLLSRGVEKNDFNSYGSRRGHDEVMIRGTFANVRIKNALAKQEGGFTTFLPTGEELSIYEASKKYKAAEIPLIILAGKEYGSGSSRDWAAKGTFLLGVKAVLAESYERIHRSNLVGMGVLPLQYKNGENAASLGLTGRETFTITGIAEDISPLKELSVTAVKENGEVFSFSAIARLDSQIEIEYYRNDGILQYVLRQFLHKP